One part of the Leclercia sp. LSNIH1 genome encodes these proteins:
- a CDS encoding LacI family DNA-binding transcriptional regulator encodes MATMLDVSLRAGVSKATVSRVLNGTGQVKESTRQQVFNAMEELGYRPNFLARSLANRTSNSIGLVVSTFDGFYFGRLLQQASRQTETHGKQLIVTDGHDTPEREEEAVQMLADRQCDAIVLYTRYMSEKAIMKLINSVQMPLIVINRDVSQARERCVFFEQQEAAFNAVEYLISQGHREIACITVPIHTPTGKARLTGYRKALEKHRIPWDESRVKYGDSGMTRGYELCQELLNEKVVFSALFACNDDMALGSSKALHQAGLRIPEDVSLFGFDDAPCAKWLEPGLSTVYLPIDNMITTAIDQAIRLVKNEPIEAIPPFTGTLVLRDSVATGPWCDQNSSRASSS; translated from the coding sequence ATGGCAACAATGCTGGATGTCTCACTGCGTGCGGGCGTGTCGAAAGCCACCGTGTCGCGCGTACTGAACGGCACAGGTCAGGTAAAAGAGAGCACCCGTCAGCAGGTTTTTAACGCGATGGAAGAGCTGGGCTATCGCCCCAATTTCCTGGCGCGATCGCTGGCGAACCGGACCAGCAACAGCATTGGTCTGGTGGTCTCAACCTTTGACGGTTTTTACTTTGGTCGTCTGCTGCAACAGGCCTCAAGACAGACCGAAACGCACGGGAAGCAGCTGATTGTCACCGACGGTCACGACACCCCGGAGCGGGAAGAGGAAGCGGTGCAGATGCTAGCCGATCGCCAGTGCGATGCCATCGTGCTCTACACCCGCTACATGAGCGAAAAAGCGATCATGAAGCTCATCAACAGCGTGCAGATGCCGCTTATTGTGATCAACCGTGACGTCAGCCAGGCGCGGGAGCGCTGCGTTTTCTTCGAGCAGCAGGAGGCGGCCTTCAACGCGGTGGAGTACCTGATAAGCCAGGGGCACCGGGAGATCGCCTGCATAACCGTGCCGATCCACACCCCTACCGGCAAGGCGCGGCTGACGGGCTATCGCAAGGCGCTGGAGAAGCACCGTATTCCCTGGGATGAGAGCCGGGTGAAGTATGGCGATTCGGGGATGACGCGCGGATACGAGCTGTGTCAGGAGCTGCTGAATGAGAAGGTGGTGTTCAGCGCCCTATTTGCCTGTAACGACGATATGGCACTGGGCTCGTCGAAGGCGCTGCACCAGGCCGGGCTGCGCATTCCAGAGGATGTGTCGTTGTTCGGCTTCGATGACGCACCGTGTGCGAAGTGGCTGGAGCCGGGGCTTTCTACCGTCTACCTGCCCATCGACAACATGATCACTACCGCTATCGATCAGGCCATCCGGCTGGTCAAAAACGAGCCGATCGAAGCGATCCCGCCCTTCACCGGCACGCTGGTGTTACGCGATTCGGTGGCGACGGGACCCTGGTGCGATCAGAACAGTTCGAGGGCGAGCAGTTCCTGA
- the lysA gene encoding diaminopimelate decarboxylase, giving the protein MPRPLNNTDTDLNADNLLRLPAEFGCPVWVYDAQIIRDKIAALHQFDVVRFAQKACSNIHILRLMREQGVKVDSVSLGEIERALAAGYDPKIDSDAIVFTADLIDSATLARVHELQIPVNAGSVDMLEQLGQVSPGHRVWLRVNPGFGHGHSQKTNTGGENSKHGIWYSDLPAALTVLQRYNLKLVGIHMHIGSGVDYGHLEQVCGAMVRQVIEFGQDLEAISAGGGLSIPYREGEEAIDTDHYYGLWNGARDKIAAHLGHAVKLEIEPGRFLVAESGVLVSQVRSVKAMGSRHFVLIDAGFNDLMRPAMYGSYHHISALAADGRDLSQANLVETVVAGPLCESGDVFTQLEGGKVETRALPPVVPGDYLVLHDTGAYGASMSSNYNSRPLLPEVLFDKGAARLIRRRQTIQELLALELF; this is encoded by the coding sequence CAATTTGCTGCGCCTGCCCGCCGAGTTTGGCTGCCCTGTCTGGGTCTACGACGCGCAGATCATTCGCGACAAAATTGCCGCCCTGCATCAGTTCGACGTGGTGCGCTTTGCCCAGAAAGCCTGCTCCAACATCCATATTCTGCGCCTGATGCGCGAGCAGGGCGTCAAGGTCGACTCCGTGTCGCTGGGTGAAATCGAGCGTGCGCTGGCGGCGGGCTACGATCCGAAGATCGACAGCGATGCGATTGTCTTTACCGCTGATCTGATCGACAGCGCCACGCTTGCCCGGGTGCATGAGCTGCAGATCCCGGTCAATGCCGGTTCCGTGGACATGCTGGAGCAGCTCGGTCAGGTGTCGCCGGGCCACCGCGTCTGGCTGCGGGTTAACCCGGGCTTTGGTCACGGCCACAGCCAGAAGACCAACACCGGCGGCGAAAACAGCAAACATGGCATCTGGTACAGCGATCTCCCTGCGGCACTGACCGTACTGCAACGCTATAACCTGAAGCTGGTGGGCATTCATATGCATATCGGCTCCGGCGTGGACTACGGCCATCTCGAGCAGGTGTGCGGCGCCATGGTGCGCCAGGTGATTGAGTTTGGTCAGGATCTGGAGGCGATCTCTGCGGGCGGCGGGCTGTCGATCCCCTATCGCGAAGGGGAAGAGGCGATCGATACCGATCACTACTACGGCCTCTGGAATGGCGCGCGGGATAAAATCGCCGCGCATCTGGGCCACGCGGTAAAACTTGAGATCGAGCCGGGGCGTTTCCTTGTCGCCGAGTCGGGCGTTCTGGTGTCGCAGGTGCGCAGCGTGAAGGCGATGGGTAGCCGTCATTTCGTACTGATTGACGCAGGCTTCAACGATCTGATGCGCCCGGCCATGTACGGCAGCTATCACCACATTTCGGCGCTGGCTGCCGATGGCCGCGACTTATCTCAGGCCAATCTCGTGGAGACGGTGGTGGCCGGGCCGCTGTGCGAATCCGGAGATGTGTTTACCCAGCTGGAGGGCGGAAAAGTGGAAACCCGCGCGCTGCCGCCGGTCGTGCCGGGGGATTATCTGGTGCTGCACGATACCGGTGCATACGGCGCGTCTATGTCATCTAACTACAACAGCCGCCCGCTACTGCCGGAAGTGCTGTTCGATAAGGGCGCGGCGCGCCTGATCCGCCGCCGCCAGACCATTCAGGAACTGCTCGCCCTCGAACTGTTCTGA